The Amycolatopsis viridis genome window below encodes:
- a CDS encoding inositol-3-phosphate synthase, with translation MGDNSGRVRVAIVGVGNCAASLVQGVHYYRDADPASRVPGLMHVRFGQYHVGDVDFVAAFDVDAKKVGQDLSSAILASENNTIKITDVPPLGVPVLRGPTMDGLGRFYQETIEESDEEPVDVVAALREAQVDVLVSYLPVGSEQAQKFYAQCAIDAGVAFVNAIPVFIASDPEWAQKFTDAGVPIVGDDIKSQVGATITHRVLAKLFEDRGVQLDRTMQLNVGGNMDFKNMKELERLESKKVSKTQAVTSQIDRDLGKANVHVGPSDYVQWLDDRKWAYVRLEGRAFGDVPLNLEYKLEVWDSPNSAGIIIDAVRAAKIALDRGVGGPLLSASSYFMKSPPEQYDDSTARDSVEKFITGDLER, from the coding sequence ATGGGCGACAACAGCGGCCGCGTACGGGTGGCCATCGTTGGCGTCGGAAACTGTGCGGCGTCGCTGGTGCAGGGGGTGCACTACTACCGCGACGCCGACCCGGCCTCGCGGGTGCCCGGCCTGATGCACGTGCGGTTCGGCCAGTACCACGTCGGTGACGTGGACTTCGTGGCCGCGTTCGACGTCGACGCCAAGAAGGTCGGCCAGGACCTGTCGTCCGCGATCCTCGCCAGCGAGAACAACACCATCAAGATCACCGACGTGCCGCCGCTGGGCGTGCCGGTTCTCCGCGGCCCCACCATGGACGGGCTGGGCCGCTTCTACCAGGAGACGATCGAGGAATCCGACGAGGAGCCGGTCGACGTCGTCGCCGCGCTGCGCGAGGCCCAGGTCGACGTGCTGGTCTCGTACCTGCCGGTCGGTTCCGAGCAGGCGCAGAAGTTCTACGCGCAGTGCGCCATCGACGCCGGTGTGGCGTTCGTCAACGCGATCCCGGTGTTCATCGCCTCGGACCCGGAGTGGGCGCAGAAGTTCACCGACGCCGGGGTGCCGATCGTCGGTGACGACATCAAGTCCCAGGTCGGCGCCACCATCACGCACCGCGTGCTGGCGAAGCTGTTCGAGGACCGCGGGGTCCAGCTCGACCGCACCATGCAGCTGAACGTGGGCGGCAACATGGACTTCAAGAACATGAAGGAGCTGGAGCGGCTGGAGTCCAAGAAGGTCTCCAAGACGCAGGCCGTCACCTCGCAGATCGACCGCGACCTCGGCAAGGCCAACGTGCACGTGGGCCCGTCGGACTACGTGCAGTGGCTGGACGACCGCAAGTGGGCCTACGTCCGTCTGGAGGGCCGCGCCTTCGGTGACGTCCCGCTGAACCTGGAGTACAAGCTCGAGGTGTGGGACTCGCCGAACTCGGCCGGCATCATCATCGACGCGGTGCGCGCCGCGAAGATCGCCCTCGACCGCGGGGTCGGCGGCCCGCTGCTGTCCGCGTCCTCCTACTTCATGAAGTCGCCGCCGGAGCAGTACGACGACTCGACCGCGCGCGACT